The proteins below come from a single Caulobacter segnis ATCC 21756 genomic window:
- a CDS encoding acyl-CoA dehydrogenase family protein produces MDLELSAADLAFRDEVRAFLDARLTPALREAGRRMTSVFCDKAHSLAWQRILHEKGWAAPTWPVEHGGPGWSDIQRHVFFAECARAGAPNLAPMGLRMVAPAIMAFGTSEQKARYLPRILSGQDYWCQGYSEPGAGSDLASLQMRAVADGDDYVLNGSKIWTTHAHWATHMFCLVRTSTEGKPQAGVTFLLIEMDRPGIRVDPIVTLAGEHEVNQVFFDDVRTPKTDRLGGENQGWTVAKHLLEFERGGGYAAGLHAGLERLRDMARAEAVIDDPHHRRRLAEAEIGALAIDITERRVLSALATGGKPGPASSILKTQGSEQLQRLDELAVDTLAAYAAPHQPKAREAGSNELPVGPTHGLTAMARYLNNRAASIYGGSNEIQRDIIAKLVLGL; encoded by the coding sequence GTGGATTTGGAACTGTCGGCGGCCGATCTGGCCTTCCGCGACGAGGTGCGCGCCTTCCTGGACGCCAGGCTGACGCCGGCGCTGCGAGAGGCGGGCCGCCGCATGACCAGCGTCTTCTGCGACAAGGCCCACAGCCTGGCCTGGCAGAGGATTCTGCATGAAAAAGGCTGGGCCGCGCCGACCTGGCCGGTCGAGCATGGCGGCCCTGGCTGGAGCGATATCCAGCGCCACGTCTTCTTCGCCGAATGCGCCCGCGCCGGCGCCCCCAACCTCGCCCCCATGGGCCTGCGCATGGTCGCGCCGGCCATCATGGCGTTCGGGACCTCCGAGCAGAAGGCCCGCTACCTGCCGCGCATCCTGTCGGGTCAGGACTACTGGTGCCAGGGCTATTCCGAGCCGGGGGCGGGCTCGGACCTTGCCTCCCTGCAGATGCGCGCCGTGGCGGACGGCGACGACTACGTGCTGAACGGCTCGAAGATCTGGACCACCCACGCCCACTGGGCGACCCACATGTTCTGCCTGGTCCGCACGTCGACCGAGGGCAAGCCGCAGGCGGGCGTCACCTTCCTGCTGATCGAGATGGATCGGCCGGGGATCCGCGTCGACCCGATCGTCACCCTGGCCGGCGAGCACGAGGTCAACCAGGTGTTCTTCGACGACGTCCGGACGCCGAAGACCGACCGCCTGGGCGGGGAGAACCAGGGCTGGACCGTCGCCAAGCACCTGCTGGAGTTCGAGCGGGGCGGCGGCTACGCGGCCGGGCTCCACGCCGGGCTCGAACGGCTGCGGGACATGGCGCGCGCCGAGGCGGTGATCGACGATCCCCACCACCGCCGCCGCCTCGCCGAAGCCGAGATCGGAGCGCTGGCCATCGACATCACCGAGCGTCGGGTGCTGAGCGCCCTGGCGACCGGCGGCAAGCCGGGGCCCGCCTCGTCTATCCTCAAGACCCAAGGCTCGGAGCAACTGCAGCGCCTCGACGAGCTGGCCGTCGACACGCTCGCCGCCTACGCCGCGCCCCATCAGCCCAAGGCCCGCGAGGCCGGCTCCAACGAGCTTCCCGTCGGCCCGACCCACGGCCTGACCGCCATGGCCCGCTACCTGAACAATCGCGCCGCGTCGATCTATGGCGGCTCCAACGAGATCCAGCGCGACATCATCGCCAAGCTGGTCCTGGGGCTCTGA
- a CDS encoding efflux RND transporter periplasmic adaptor subunit translates to MRLQPVITSFAGLAAVAVLAACSAQAKQDAAAAPPPAQVTVTDVAFKSLRQWDDFTGRLEPIDTVEIRPRVSGYIDGAQFTEGARVHKGQVLFQIDPRPYKAEADRTAAEVARAKAQLDLAVVNRERGRRLIEQNALAQSEFDRLASEERAAQANLSAAQAALQTARLNLEWTRVTSPIDGRISKAIITRGNLVTQSSLLTTVVSDTPIYAEFNADEQTFLKYASAERGKGGPVYMGLMTEEGYPHVGKLAFIDNAMDARSGTIAGRAIFANADGRFTPGLFARIRLVSAESQTVALAPDRAIATDLGKRFVVVVNSANKAEYRPVEIGPLAGNLRIIRSGLKPGDRVIVGGLQKVKPGDTVAPIKVKTDKVDLDQLAQVESPIRQN, encoded by the coding sequence ATGCGTCTCCAACCCGTCATCACGTCCTTCGCCGGCCTCGCCGCCGTCGCCGTGCTGGCCGCCTGCTCGGCCCAAGCCAAGCAGGACGCCGCCGCCGCGCCGCCGCCCGCCCAGGTCACCGTCACCGACGTCGCCTTCAAGTCCCTGCGCCAGTGGGACGACTTCACCGGCCGCCTCGAGCCGATCGACACCGTCGAGATCCGCCCGCGCGTCTCCGGCTATATCGACGGCGCCCAGTTCACCGAGGGCGCGCGCGTCCACAAGGGCCAGGTGCTCTTCCAGATCGACCCGCGCCCCTACAAGGCCGAGGCCGACCGCACCGCCGCCGAGGTGGCCCGCGCCAAGGCCCAGCTGGACCTGGCGGTGGTCAACCGCGAACGCGGTCGTCGCCTGATCGAGCAGAACGCCCTGGCCCAGAGCGAATTCGATCGCCTGGCCTCCGAGGAGCGCGCGGCCCAGGCCAACCTCTCCGCCGCCCAGGCCGCCCTGCAGACCGCTCGCCTGAACCTGGAATGGACGCGGGTGACCTCGCCAATCGACGGCCGGATCTCCAAGGCCATCATCACGCGTGGCAACCTGGTCACCCAGTCGTCGCTGCTCACGACCGTGGTGTCCGACACCCCGATCTACGCCGAGTTCAACGCCGACGAGCAGACCTTCCTCAAGTACGCCTCGGCCGAACGCGGCAAGGGCGGGCCGGTCTATATGGGCCTGATGACCGAAGAGGGTTATCCGCACGTCGGCAAGCTGGCCTTCATCGACAACGCCATGGACGCCAGGAGCGGCACCATCGCCGGCCGGGCGATCTTCGCCAACGCCGACGGCCGCTTCACGCCGGGCCTGTTCGCCCGCATCCGCCTGGTCAGCGCCGAGAGCCAGACCGTCGCCCTGGCGCCCGACCGCGCCATCGCGACCGATCTGGGCAAGCGCTTCGTGGTGGTGGTCAACAGCGCCAACAAGGCCGAGTACCGCCCGGTCGAGATCGGCCCGCTGGCGGGCAACCTGCGCATCATCCGCTCGGGCCTGAAGCCCGGCGACCGGGTGATCGTCGGCGGCCTGCAGAAGGTCAAGCCGGGCGACACCGTCGCGCCGATCAAGGTCAAGACCGACAAGGTCGACCTGGATCAACTGGCCCAGGTCGAAAGCCCGATCCGCCAGAACTGA
- a CDS encoding efflux RND transporter permease subunit — MSFSKFFVNRPRFAAVLSIIIFIAGLVSLPQLPISEYPEVVPPTVVVRAAYPGANPSVIGQTVAAPLEQAINGVEGMIYQSSQSAADGAMVLTVTFALGTDLDKAQVQVQNRVAQALPKLPQEVQRIGVTTDKASPDLTLVVHMISPNNRYDMLYLSNYAQLNVRDRLKRIDGVGDVQTFGAGAYSMRVWLDPEKLAALSMTAGDVVRALREQNVQVAAGQLGAPPNAGSGADFQLSINAPGRLTDEEQFRNVIIRSGEDGQITRLGDVARVELGANNYALRSLLDNKSAVAMPIFQRPGSNALQMAAEVKKTMKELKKEFPEGVDYEIIYDTTAFVQESIDSVVHTLIEAIILVVIVVVIFLQGWRASVIPLIAVPVSLIGTFAVMLMLGFGLNALTLFGLVLAIGIVVDDAIVVVENVERNITNGLEPAAATRKAMGEVTGPIISTALVLCAVFIPTAFISGLSGQFYRQFALTIAISTVISAINSLTLSPALAAVLLKSHDAPKDRFQKLIDRALGWLFNPFNRFFARASNGYVNGVAKTLGRSTAGLVVYGVLLALTVFAFSKTPTGFVPQQDKAYVVAVVQLPDAASLDRTEAVIRQMGEISKGIPGVKSSVAFPGLSVNGLINSPNSGAVFYTLTDFKDRREKDKQAGAIVAALNQKFASIPDAQIAVFPPPSVQGLGTIGGFRMQIVDKAGLGPDELNKATQNLMDKARQDPALAGIFSSYQVSVPKIQADIDREKARAQGVSLTDLFETMQVYLGSLYVNDFNRFGRTYEVNVQADQRFRLQPEQMLRLQTRNGDGQMIPLGAFVSFHETTGPDRESHYNGMLTAEINGGPAPGYSTGQAQKALEDLAKKELPNGMGYEWTELTYQQILAGNTAIFIFPLCVLLAFLVLVAQYESWSLPLVVILIVPMTLLSALAGVWISKGDNNIFTQIGLIVLVGLACKNAILIVEFAKEREEHGDSPLQAVLEACRLRLRPILMTSIAFIMGVYPLVVSHGAGAEMRRAMGVAVFSGMLGVTVFGLILTPIFYYVIRRFTARKAVAKTELTSPAEAH; from the coding sequence ATGTCCTTTTCAAAGTTCTTCGTGAACCGACCGCGCTTCGCGGCCGTGCTCTCGATCATCATCTTCATCGCCGGCCTGGTCTCGCTGCCGCAGCTGCCGATCAGCGAGTACCCGGAAGTGGTGCCGCCGACCGTGGTCGTGCGCGCGGCCTATCCGGGCGCCAACCCGTCCGTCATCGGCCAGACCGTCGCCGCGCCGCTCGAGCAAGCGATCAACGGCGTCGAGGGGATGATCTACCAGTCGTCCCAGTCGGCCGCCGATGGGGCGATGGTGCTGACCGTCACCTTCGCGCTCGGCACCGACCTCGATAAGGCCCAGGTGCAGGTCCAGAACCGCGTCGCCCAGGCCCTGCCCAAGCTGCCCCAGGAGGTGCAGCGGATCGGCGTGACCACCGACAAGGCCTCGCCCGACCTGACCCTGGTCGTGCACATGATCTCGCCGAACAACCGCTACGACATGCTGTACCTCAGCAACTACGCGCAGCTGAACGTGCGCGATCGGCTGAAGCGCATCGACGGCGTCGGCGACGTGCAGACCTTCGGCGCGGGCGCGTATTCGATGCGCGTCTGGCTGGATCCCGAAAAGCTGGCCGCCCTGTCGATGACCGCCGGCGACGTGGTCCGCGCCCTGCGCGAGCAGAACGTCCAGGTGGCCGCCGGCCAGCTGGGCGCGCCGCCCAACGCCGGCTCCGGCGCCGACTTCCAGCTGTCGATCAACGCCCCCGGCCGCCTGACCGACGAGGAGCAGTTCCGGAACGTCATCATCCGCTCGGGCGAGGACGGCCAGATCACCCGCCTGGGCGACGTCGCCCGCGTGGAACTGGGCGCCAACAACTACGCCCTGCGCAGCTTGCTCGACAACAAGTCGGCCGTCGCCATGCCGATCTTCCAGCGCCCCGGCTCCAACGCCCTGCAGATGGCGGCCGAGGTCAAGAAGACCATGAAGGAGCTCAAGAAGGAGTTCCCCGAAGGCGTCGACTACGAGATCATCTACGACACCACGGCCTTCGTGCAGGAGAGCATCGACTCGGTGGTCCACACCCTGATCGAGGCGATCATCCTGGTCGTCATCGTGGTGGTGATCTTCCTGCAGGGCTGGCGCGCCTCGGTGATCCCGCTGATCGCCGTGCCCGTCTCGCTGATCGGCACCTTCGCCGTCATGCTGATGCTGGGCTTCGGTCTGAACGCGCTCACCCTGTTCGGCCTGGTTCTCGCCATCGGCATCGTCGTCGACGACGCCATCGTGGTGGTCGAGAACGTCGAGCGGAACATCACCAACGGCCTGGAGCCCGCCGCGGCGACGCGAAAGGCCATGGGCGAGGTCACCGGACCGATCATCTCGACGGCCCTCGTGCTGTGCGCGGTGTTCATCCCGACCGCGTTCATCAGTGGTCTGTCGGGCCAGTTCTACCGTCAGTTCGCCCTGACCATCGCCATCTCGACGGTGATCTCGGCCATCAACTCCCTGACCCTGTCGCCGGCCCTGGCCGCGGTGCTCCTGAAGTCGCATGACGCGCCCAAGGACCGCTTCCAGAAACTGATCGACCGGGCGCTGGGCTGGTTGTTCAACCCGTTCAACCGTTTCTTCGCCCGGGCTTCCAACGGCTATGTCAACGGCGTGGCCAAGACCCTGGGCCGCTCGACCGCGGGTCTCGTGGTCTATGGCGTGCTGCTGGCCCTGACGGTCTTTGCGTTCTCCAAGACCCCGACCGGCTTCGTGCCGCAGCAGGACAAGGCCTACGTGGTCGCCGTCGTGCAGCTGCCCGACGCCGCCTCGCTGGACCGCACCGAAGCGGTGATCCGCCAGATGGGCGAGATCTCCAAGGGTATCCCGGGCGTGAAGAGCTCGGTGGCCTTCCCGGGTCTGTCGGTGAACGGCCTGATCAACAGCCCCAACTCCGGCGCGGTGTTCTACACGCTCACCGACTTCAAGGACCGTCGCGAAAAGGACAAGCAGGCCGGCGCCATCGTGGCGGCTCTGAACCAGAAGTTCGCCTCGATCCCCGACGCCCAGATCGCCGTCTTCCCGCCCCCGTCCGTTCAGGGCTTGGGCACCATCGGCGGGTTCCGGATGCAGATCGTCGACAAGGCGGGCCTGGGTCCGGACGAGCTGAACAAAGCCACCCAGAACCTGATGGACAAGGCGCGGCAGGACCCGGCCCTGGCGGGGATCTTCTCCAGCTACCAGGTCAGCGTTCCGAAGATCCAGGCCGACATCGACCGTGAGAAGGCGAGGGCCCAGGGCGTGTCCCTGACCGACCTCTTCGAGACGATGCAGGTCTATCTGGGCTCGCTGTACGTCAACGACTTCAACCGCTTCGGGCGGACCTACGAGGTCAACGTGCAGGCCGACCAGCGCTTCCGCCTGCAGCCCGAGCAGATGCTGCGCCTGCAGACCCGCAACGGCGACGGCCAGATGATCCCGCTGGGCGCCTTCGTCAGCTTCCACGAGACCACCGGTCCCGACCGCGAGAGCCACTACAACGGCATGCTGACCGCCGAGATCAACGGCGGCCCCGCGCCCGGCTACTCGACCGGCCAGGCCCAGAAGGCGCTTGAGGATCTCGCCAAGAAGGAGCTGCCCAACGGCATGGGCTACGAGTGGACCGAGCTGACCTACCAGCAGATCCTGGCGGGCAACACGGCGATCTTCATCTTCCCGCTCTGCGTGCTGCTGGCCTTCCTGGTGCTGGTCGCCCAGTACGAGAGCTGGAGCCTGCCGCTGGTCGTCATCCTGATCGTCCCGATGACCCTGCTGTCGGCCCTGGCCGGCGTGTGGATCAGCAAGGGCGACAACAACATCTTCACCCAGATCGGCCTGATCGTGCTGGTGGGGCTGGCGTGTAAAAACGCCATCCTGATCGTGGAGTTCGCCAAGGAGCGCGAGGAGCACGGCGACAGCCCGCTCCAGGCGGTCCTGGAGGCCTGCCGCCTGCGCCTGCGGCCGATCCTGATGACCTCGATCGCCTTCATCATGGGGGTCTATCCCCTGGTGGTGTCGCACGGGGCCGGGGCGGAGATGCGCCGCGCCATGGGCGTGGCGGTGTTCTCCGGCATGCTGGGCGTGACGGTCTTCGGCCTGATCCTGACCCCGATCTTCTACTACGTCATCCGTCGCTTCACGGCCCGCAAGGCCGTGGCGAAGACGGAGCTGACTTCGCCCGCGGAGGCGCACTGA
- a CDS encoding TetR/AcrR family transcriptional regulator codes for MATRNSGDGALGDKEAGACAPTSKRPARDRIFETARELFYQHGIRAVGVETIAAEADATKMTLYRNFPSKDELVAEVLREQEREYWAWWESVTAVCCTDPRAQLEAIFDAFETKACNKDVHGCPLSNAAIELHEEGHPAQVVSVNYKKELHRRLTDLARRAGAKDDDLADALMLLMEGSYIARVTLGADGPSRAVARSARALIRYHLDGC; via the coding sequence ATGGCGACAAGAAATTCTGGGGACGGGGCTTTGGGCGATAAGGAGGCAGGCGCTTGCGCGCCGACGTCCAAACGTCCGGCGCGTGACCGGATCTTCGAGACCGCCCGCGAGCTGTTCTATCAGCACGGCATTCGCGCCGTGGGCGTCGAGACGATCGCCGCCGAGGCCGACGCCACGAAGATGACGCTCTATCGGAACTTCCCGTCCAAGGACGAACTGGTGGCCGAGGTCCTGCGCGAGCAGGAGCGGGAATACTGGGCCTGGTGGGAAAGCGTCACCGCCGTCTGTTGCACCGACCCGCGCGCCCAGCTCGAGGCGATCTTCGACGCCTTCGAGACCAAGGCCTGCAACAAGGACGTCCACGGCTGCCCGCTGTCCAACGCGGCCATCGAGCTGCATGAGGAAGGTCACCCGGCCCAGGTCGTCTCGGTGAACTACAAGAAGGAGCTGCACCGGCGGCTCACGGACCTGGCGCGCCGCGCCGGGGCCAAGGACGACGATCTGGCCGACGCCCTGATGTTGCTGATGGAAGGCTCCTACATCGCCCGCGTCACCCTCGGCGCCGATGGCCCGTCACGCGCCGTGGCCCGCTCGGCCCGGGCGCTGATCCGCTACCACCTGGACGGATGCTGA
- a CDS encoding LytTR family DNA-binding domain-containing protein — protein sequence MGGLVSQSSLRQSPPSLRERLGDAIHASRTALFGPEALRGYLVSGAAGVFLALIGAMGSGDVPILMRLAYWVGLCLAGAVVGTGVTQLIGREGRADNHPWLYGVMTVVLITLPFTGVVWFVSEMLFVRGLRVEALPRYLLPVLIVTTAMTALNFLVQRRPLETHAAPKGAPAPRFLDRLPPKLRGGELHAVEAEDHYLRLHTSRGQDLILMRLSDAIAELEGIEGAQTHRSWWVAKAAVEDARRGDGRAILSLKGGVEAPVSRAYAKALREAGWF from the coding sequence GTGGGCGGCCTCGTGTCTCAATCGTCTTTGCGCCAATCGCCGCCCTCGCTTCGTGAGCGGCTGGGCGACGCCATTCACGCTTCGCGAACGGCGCTCTTCGGACCCGAGGCGTTGCGCGGCTATCTGGTGTCAGGCGCCGCCGGCGTGTTCCTGGCGTTGATCGGCGCGATGGGCTCCGGCGATGTGCCTATTCTGATGCGGCTCGCCTATTGGGTCGGGCTTTGCCTGGCCGGCGCGGTCGTCGGCACGGGCGTCACTCAGTTGATCGGTCGCGAGGGGCGCGCCGACAACCACCCGTGGCTCTACGGCGTGATGACCGTCGTCCTGATCACTCTGCCGTTCACGGGCGTGGTTTGGTTCGTCAGTGAGATGCTGTTCGTGCGTGGCCTGAGGGTGGAAGCCCTGCCGCGCTACCTGCTACCGGTGCTGATCGTGACCACGGCCATGACCGCGCTCAACTTCTTGGTCCAGCGTCGGCCGCTCGAGACCCACGCCGCGCCCAAGGGCGCGCCCGCGCCCCGCTTCCTCGACCGCCTGCCGCCCAAGCTGCGCGGCGGCGAGCTGCACGCGGTCGAGGCCGAGGATCACTATCTGCGCCTGCACACCTCGCGCGGCCAGGACCTGATCCTGATGCGCCTGTCGGACGCCATCGCCGAGCTGGAAGGCATCGAGGGCGCCCAGACCCACCGCTCGTGGTGGGTGGCCAAGGCGGCGGTCGAGGACGCCCGGCGCGGCGACGGCCGGGCGATCCTCTCCCTGAAAGGCGGCGTCGAGGCGCCGGTCAGCCGCGCCTACGCCAAGGCGCTACGCGAGGCGGGCTGGTTCTGA
- a CDS encoding efflux transporter outer membrane subunit gives MSVFKPTLRAALIAGVALTAAACAVGPNYRAPATPPAAFQNADPAVFTAANPEAAWWKAFGDPVLDQLVGQALSANLDLRIALARVAEARALFTEQKLDVLPHVTADGTYTKSKQQQPGLTTDRIESQTYQAGFDARWEIDLFGRVRRGVEAAGAEAGAAQADLRDAQVTVAAEVARNYLELRGAQERLKVANRNLATQRETLRLTKVRFDAGAGSPIDVASAQARLNATEAAIPSLITAATRANYRLAVLTGQRPGALDALLVAREADTRPLVAALPIGEAGQFLRRRPDVQAAERRLAASTAQVGVATADLFPRVSVTGFVGFLSGTSTGFGNSASQAWSVAPTVSWPALDLGSAHARLRAARARDDAALAAYDRAVLLALEDLENALVAYRQQQAQLKSLADQAAASRRAAELARIQYREGGIDFLVLLDAERTLLAAEDALTVAETGVNTDVVAIYKALGGGWTS, from the coding sequence ATGTCTGTCTTCAAGCCCACCCTGCGCGCCGCGCTGATCGCCGGCGTCGCCCTGACGGCCGCCGCCTGCGCGGTCGGTCCGAACTACAGGGCGCCGGCGACCCCGCCGGCGGCCTTCCAGAACGCCGACCCGGCCGTCTTCACCGCCGCCAATCCGGAAGCGGCGTGGTGGAAGGCGTTCGGCGACCCCGTGCTCGACCAGCTGGTCGGCCAGGCGCTGAGCGCGAACCTCGACCTGAGGATCGCCCTGGCTCGCGTCGCCGAGGCCCGCGCCCTGTTCACCGAGCAGAAGCTGGACGTGCTGCCCCACGTCACGGCCGACGGGACCTACACCAAGAGCAAGCAGCAGCAGCCCGGTCTCACCACCGACCGGATCGAGAGCCAGACCTACCAGGCCGGCTTCGACGCCCGCTGGGAGATTGACCTGTTCGGCCGCGTCCGTCGGGGCGTGGAGGCGGCGGGGGCGGAAGCCGGCGCGGCCCAGGCCGACCTGCGCGACGCCCAGGTCACCGTCGCCGCCGAGGTGGCCCGCAACTATCTGGAGCTGCGCGGCGCCCAGGAGCGGCTCAAGGTCGCCAACCGCAACCTCGCGACCCAGCGCGAAACGCTCCGCCTGACCAAGGTGCGGTTCGACGCCGGGGCGGGCAGCCCGATCGACGTCGCCTCGGCCCAGGCGCGCCTGAACGCCACCGAGGCCGCGATCCCAAGCCTGATCACGGCGGCGACCCGCGCCAACTATCGCCTGGCGGTGCTGACCGGCCAGCGTCCCGGCGCGCTCGACGCGCTGCTGGTCGCCCGAGAGGCCGACACGCGTCCCCTGGTCGCCGCGCTGCCGATCGGCGAGGCGGGTCAGTTCCTGCGCCGCCGTCCCGACGTCCAGGCGGCCGAGCGTCGCCTGGCGGCGTCCACCGCCCAGGTCGGGGTGGCCACGGCCGATCTCTTCCCGCGCGTCTCGGTGACCGGCTTCGTCGGCTTCCTGTCGGGGACCTCGACGGGCTTCGGAAACAGCGCCAGCCAGGCGTGGTCCGTGGCGCCGACGGTCAGCTGGCCGGCCCTCGACCTCGGCAGCGCCCACGCCCGCCTGCGCGCGGCGCGGGCTCGGGACGACGCGGCGTTGGCGGCCTATGACAGGGCCGTGCTCCTGGCGCTGGAGGACCTGGAGAACGCCCTGGTCGCCTACCGCCAGCAGCAGGCCCAGCTGAAGAGCTTGGCCGACCAGGCGGCGGCCTCGCGCCGCGCGGCCGAGTTGGCCCGCATCCAGTACCGCGAGGGCGGCATCGACTTCCTCGTGCTGCTGGACGCCGAGCGCACCCTGCTGGCCGCCGAGGACGCTCTCACGGTCGCCGAGACCGGCGTCAACACCGACGTCGTGGCGATCTACAAGGCGCTGGGCGGCGGCTGGACCAGCTGA
- a CDS encoding helix-turn-helix transcriptional regulator encodes MANGTDDKGRLARVTALAERVAALGREMGLPYVAASADISSPEPMLGVDGKPLAETTFEWLDSALRYWRDRAFALRAPFILAARYTAEPFFYHQGRFASWRPMPRLETIEVADAAESFGVRSAIIAPAYLTGGVIGAVVWAAANSVENVPALYAARADELHGAALRLVSAYRDGQDDDAPPVRLTKREIQCLKWAAAGKTDADIAQIIGIAGPTVRFHVQNAALKLRVAGRAQAIHRATGLGYIGGGAV; translated from the coding sequence ATGGCCAACGGGACGGACGACAAGGGGCGTCTGGCGCGGGTCACGGCGCTGGCCGAACGCGTGGCCGCGCTGGGTCGCGAGATGGGCCTGCCCTATGTCGCCGCCAGCGCCGACATCTCCAGCCCCGAGCCGATGCTGGGCGTCGACGGCAAGCCGCTGGCCGAGACGACCTTCGAGTGGCTGGACAGCGCGCTGCGCTACTGGCGCGATCGGGCCTTCGCCTTGCGGGCCCCGTTCATCCTGGCCGCCCGCTATACGGCCGAACCGTTCTTCTATCACCAGGGCCGCTTCGCCAGCTGGCGGCCGATGCCGCGACTGGAGACGATCGAGGTCGCGGATGCGGCGGAGTCGTTTGGCGTCCGGTCGGCGATCATCGCGCCGGCATACCTGACCGGCGGCGTGATCGGGGCGGTGGTGTGGGCCGCGGCGAATTCGGTCGAGAATGTCCCGGCCCTCTATGCCGCGAGGGCCGACGAACTGCACGGCGCGGCGCTACGCCTCGTCTCGGCCTATCGCGACGGCCAGGACGACGACGCCCCGCCGGTGCGGCTGACCAAGCGCGAGATCCAGTGCCTGAAGTGGGCGGCGGCCGGCAAGACCGACGCCGACATCGCCCAGATCATCGGCATAGCGGGCCCGACGGTCCGCTTCCACGTCCAGAACGCGGCCCTGAAGCTTCGCGTCGCCGGCCGCGCCCAGGCGATCCATCGGGCGACGGGCCTGGGCTATATCGGCGGGGGCGCCGTCTAG
- a CDS encoding DUF2306 domain-containing protein — MDAKAKSIGRLVLGDDALRNAILGVALAVLIVVVAAPRMFGGMGAFLVERGVHPHAPDLSLLAAQPLAIKIHLTAAVTALLIGVALMMRVKGTGLHKALGWTWVIAMGVTAVSSLFIRQLNHGHFSFIHLLSGWTIVGLPGAVYAIKRGKVATHRKAMTGMFVGGLLLAGLFAFIPGRLLWALFLG; from the coding sequence ATGGATGCGAAGGCCAAGTCAATCGGTCGCCTTGTGCTGGGCGACGACGCCCTGAGGAACGCGATCCTGGGCGTGGCGCTGGCGGTCCTGATCGTCGTGGTGGCCGCGCCCAGGATGTTCGGCGGCATGGGCGCGTTCCTGGTCGAGCGCGGCGTCCATCCTCATGCGCCGGACCTGTCCCTGCTGGCGGCCCAGCCGCTGGCCATCAAGATCCACCTGACCGCCGCCGTGACCGCGCTCCTGATCGGCGTCGCCCTGATGATGCGGGTGAAGGGGACGGGCCTGCACAAGGCGCTGGGCTGGACCTGGGTGATCGCCATGGGCGTCACCGCCGTCAGCTCGCTGTTCATCCGCCAGCTGAACCACGGCCACTTCAGCTTCATCCACCTGCTGTCCGGCTGGACGATCGTGGGCCTGCCCGGCGCGGTCTACGCGATCAAGCGCGGCAAGGTCGCGACGCACCGCAAGGCCATGACCGGCATGTTCGTCGGCGGCCTGCTGCTGGCCGGCCTGTTCGCCTTCATCCCGGGTCGCCTGCTCTGGGCCCTGTTCCTGGGCTGA